From one Eleginops maclovinus isolate JMC-PN-2008 ecotype Puerto Natales chromosome 7, JC_Emac_rtc_rv5, whole genome shotgun sequence genomic stretch:
- the LOC134867733 gene encoding trace amine-associated receptor 3-like, with protein sequence METSQRDELCFPQLFNKSCRKPTPAQSDVLIAYILLSFIALLTAALNLLVIISISHFRQLHTPTNLLILSLAVSDFIVGLLLMPVKILLTEACWYFGNLMCALYYILVFIVTSSTVGNMVLISIDRYFAICDPLHYSIRVTLGKTQICICLCWICSVLYNCLILKDFLRQPDSHNSCHGECVAVNDSITASVDFVFTFVAPITVIIVLYIRVFVVAVSQARAMRSNIAATQQRAGGGTAKKSEMKAARTLGVVVLVFLICFFPYYTPSLIGEDIENSISSSPIVVWLLYFNSCLNPVIYAFLYPWFRKSIKLIVTLKILQSHSCDTKIL encoded by the exons ATGGAGACTTCCCAAAGAGATGAACTCTGCTTTCCACAACTCTTCAACAAATCCTGCAGGAAACCAACGCCAGCTCAGTCAGATGTCCTGATCGCTTACATCCTGCTGTCCTTCATCGCTCTGCTCACTGCAGCTCTCAACCTGCTGGTCATCATCTCTATCTCCCACTTCAG GCAGCTCCACACCCCCACTaacctcctcatcctctccctGGCTGTCTCAGACTTCATCGTGGGCCTCCTTTTGATGCCTGTTAAAATCCTTCTCACAGAGGCTTGCTGGTACTTTGGTAACCTGATGTGTGCTctgtattatattttagtttttatcgTCACCTCTTCCACCGTTGGAAACATGGTGCTCATATCCATCGACCGTTACTTTGCTATCTGTGACCCTCTGCATTACAGCATCAGAGTGACTCTGGGCAAAACACAAATCTGCATCTGTCTGTGTTGGATTTGCTCTGTTCTCTATAATTGTCTCATTTTAAAGGACTTTCTGAGACAACCTGATTCACATAATTCTTGCCATGGAGAGTGTGTAGCTGTCAATGACAGTATCACAGCCTCTGTTGACTTTGTCTTTACCTTTGTTGCCCCCATTACTGTAATCATAGTCCTGTATATCAGAGTGTTTGTGGTGGCTGTGTCTCAGGCTCGAGCCATGCGATCTAATATTGCAGCTACGCAGCAACGTGCAGGTGGTGGAACGGCTAAGAAATCTGAGATGAAAGCAGCCAGGACTCTTGGTGTTGTTGTCCTTGTGTTTCTAATATGCTTCTTCCCGTATTACACTCCATCCCTTATAGGTGAGGACATTGAAAATAGTATTTCATCCTCACCCATTGTAGTCTGGCTGCTGTATTTTAACTCTTGTCTGAACCCAGTGATCTATGCCTTCTTATACCCCTGGTTTAGAAAATCTATCAAGCTCATTGTTACCCTTAAGATACTTCAGTCTCACTCTTGTGATACTAAAATACTGTAA
- the LOC134867732 gene encoding uncharacterized protein LOC134867732, giving the protein MTAYSLFLIFTINLTFSFHPSHGFKVIQPESRTVNQDQSTYISCEHTANVASVRDVRLNAISLTEKKILLCQKGSTKCKNILMLQENSKKWLFILTNIKPEAMKVKYECEFTVEEGLLDKTETGNYTKLLPGQKEVTCTPQPMPSPPPSPPPSPPPLTPPLTLCHWPSWILVGVLALMLLYSCLITTFYIRLTCSNTEPENSTYVEMRKAPQPCPPVDIYCG; this is encoded by the exons ATGACAGCTTACagcctcttcctcatcttcacAATTAATCTGACCTTCAGCTTCCATCCGAGCCATG GTTTCAAGGTGATTCAGCCTGAGAGTCGGACAGTGAACCAGGATCAGTCCACCTACATCAGCTGTGAACACACCGCAAACGTCGCGTCTGTGAGAGATGTTCGACTCAACGCCATTTCACT aacagagaaaaaaatactgcTCTGCCAGAAGGGAAGCACAAAGTGTAAAAACATCCTCATGCTTCAAGAGAACTCCAAAAAGTGGTTGTTCATCCTCACCAACATCAAGCCAGAGGCCATGAAGGTGAAATACGAGTGTGAGTTCACGGTGGAAGAAGGCTTGCTGGATAAAACCGAGACAGGAAATTATACCAAACTCCTTCCAG GTCAAAAGGAAGTGACCTGCACCCCTCAGCCTATGCCTTCACCTCCGCCTTCACCTCCGCCTTCACCTCCGCCTTTAACTCCGCCTTTAACTCTGTGTCATTGGCCCAGCTGGATTCTGGTTGGTGTGCTGGCTCTGATGCTCTTGTACAGCTGTCTCATCACCACCTTCTACATCAGACTGACG TGCAGCAACACAGAACCCGAGAACTCCACTTACGTAGAAATGAGGAAAGCTCCTCAGCCGTGTCCACCTGTGGATATCTACTGTGGGTAG